The nucleotide window GTGCGGTGCATCGCAAGGCGGAGGGTCGTCCGCGTACTGGGTGTACGCGGACGATCCCGACAACGCGGCGAGGTGCCGTGCCAGGCGTCGCGGGGCAGACGGGACTTTCGAATACACGCCCTAGATCCATGGTCTTCTCGGGCCGGGGGCGGGATCTCGCCCCCGGCCCTCCTGCTTGCCGCGACTACGCTGGACCTCGTGACCGCCCTCGCTCCGATCGTCCTCGACAGCGACCCCGGCATCGACGACGCCGTGGCCCTGCAGTACCTGCTCGGCACGGGCCTGTGGGACCTCAAGGCGTACACGTCGGTCGGCGGCAACCTCCCCGCGGACGCCACCTACCGGAACGCCCGAGCGCTCGCGCGGGCCATGCGCATCGACGACGACGTCCCCGTGCACCGCGGCGCCGGCCGCCCCCTCTCCCGCCTTCCCTACCGCGAGGCCTCCGCGTTCCACGGCCCCGCCGGCCTGGGTGACGAGACGCTCCCCGACTCCACCGCCCCGCACCAGGCGGAGTCCTCCGCGCAGGCGCTGCTCCGGCTCTCCGGACAGTACGAGGGCGAGCTGACCGTATGCGCCACGGGCCCGCTCACCAACGTGGCGATCGCGATCCTGGAGGACCCGGACTTCGCCCGCCGCGTCAGGAGGTTCGTGTTCATGGGCGGCGCGGCGCAGGTGCCGGGCAACTTCAC belongs to Streptomyces graminofaciens and includes:
- a CDS encoding nucleoside hydrolase — protein: MTALAPIVLDSDPGIDDAVALQYLLGTGLWDLKAYTSVGGNLPADATYRNARALARAMRIDDDVPVHRGAGRPLSRLPYREASAFHGPAGLGDETLPDSTAPHQAESSAQALLRLSGQYEGELTVCATGPLTNVAIAILEDPDFARRVRRFVFMGGAAQVPGNFTPVAEFNIWSDPDAAEIVLSSGIPFTMVDLDASHRWLFRPADLAALEAAGPATALAARLMRTYMDAYTRHGGDGTCPLHDPLAVGVCADEAFVSAAEGAVVVECASELTRGQTVFVPAEARRVYYSESPALTARLRATGRVALGPGTRDFSKDFVATLPQWPATV